The segment GATTCCCCGTCGCGCACCCGAACCATCGACTCCACGGGTTTGCCGTTGATTTTTTTGGTATAGCGGACAAGGAGCCCGGCGCTTGCTCGCAGATCCTCGGCATGCCGCGAGTGACGCAGCAGGGCGATTGGTCCGGGTCGATCGTGCAGGCGCAGGACAATGTCGCCCGGCCGCTTCAATTTGAGCAGCGCGTTGTTTTCCTTTTCATCGCGTCCCATGGCAAGCCGGCCGCCATGGGGCATTCTGAACTGACGTCCGACCAGGAGAAAGCGGATGTCGTGTCTGTTGATTTGCGCGGTTTCGTCATAAAGCATGCGTATCCGTTTTGCCAGGTTGGGGTCGGTCAACTTGCAGCCGCCGGCCGCGTTGGGGTAATCGGTGATGCCGAGACGCGCCGCGAGTTCGATCTGTCCGGATCTTCCCCTGCCGCTGAAATCCGGCAGTTTTTCCCGGTCAATGATGCCGGCCAGTTCCACCCTCGTCGGCTTCTGCGATTTCGTGCACAGGGGCCTGAGCAGCAGGGAGTCGGTGTCGCTGTCCCGCTCGATAACCCGCAGGGTGTCCTTGCGCTGCGACATGGGACGCTGACCGATGACCTCGCCGGTGATGATGAATGTGGCGCCATGGGATTCCATCAGCTTTTTCGCTTCACTGATCATCAGGATTTTGCAGTCAATGCAGGGATTGAAGTGCTTGCCGAATCCGTGCGGCGGCCGGTGCAGCAACTCCAGGTAGGAATCGGTGATATCACGGACAATGACGTCGATGTCGTACTTGTCCTTCATTTTCCGGCGATACCCTTCTTCATCTTCCAGCAGGTCATAGTCGAAAAACGGGGTGACAAACTTGACGGCAATGACCTTGACCCCCTGCTCGGCAACGACACGGCAGGCGAGAATACTGTCCAGGCCTCCGGAAAAAAGGGCCAGGGCTGTTACGTGCTTGTTCATGAAAAAGTCGCTTATTGGCTGTTTCTGTTGATGAGTTCCGCGGCGTAGGCCAGGGTCCGGGGAGTTACGGAGCTGCCGTCCAGCATGGCGGCAATTTCCGCAACCCGCTGCTGCTTGTCGAGCTTGACGATCGCCGTTCGTGTCCGGTCGTTTTCCACCGATTTGCTCACCCGGTAATGATCATCGGCACAGGAGGCGATCTGGGGCAGATGGGTTATGCAGAGCACCTGATGATGGGAGGCGAGTTCCCTGATCTTGCGGGCAACCGACTCCGCCGCCTTGCCGCTGATTCCGGTATCCACCTCGTCGAAAATAACGGTTTCCACCTGGTCTTTACGGGCAAGAAGGCACTTCAGGGCAAGGAGCAGGCGGGACAACTCGCCGCCTGATGCGATCTGAGCAATGGGCTTGACCGGTTCGCCCCGGTTGGCGGAAAACATGAAAACCGGTTTGTCCGCCCCTGTTCTGCCCAGGGAAGAAAGAGTCATTTCCCCGCCGGGAAAATCTATTTCAAACACCGCCTGTTCAAGGCTGAGGGAAACGAGTTCCGCCCTAATGGTTTCCGCCAGACGGTGGGCTACCTCCCGTCGTCTGGCGGATAAATCGGCAGCTCCTTCCAGGAGTTTCTTTCCCAGCACCTGCAATTCCCTGGCAAGGCCGTCAAGGCGATGATCCAATGCCTCGATTTCTTCCAGTTCCTCGGCGGCCTTCCGGCAGGAATCGATCACATCCGACAGTTCGGGTCCGTATTTTCTTTTGAGCCGCGAAAGCAGATCAAGCCGGCCGACGATATCCTCAAGCTGACCGGGATCATCCGGGATTCCGTCAAGATAGGCGCGCAGACCGTGCACCTTGTCCTCCAGCTGAAAGGTGTAACCGCTGACCTCTTCCGCCAAAGGAGCGATCAGCGGATCAAGGGCGGCCATGGTTCCCAGATTTTTCCGCAACTGGGAAAAGGAACCGGTGGCGTCATAAAGAAGGGAATAGCTTTTCCGGCCGAGGCGGGTGAGCTCATCCGCGCTTTTCAACCGGTCCTTTTCGCTGACCAGTTTTTCATCCTCGCCCTCGACCACCCCGGCACTGACGATCTCGTTGAGTTGAAAGGAAAGGAAATCCTTGCGCTGCTCCTTGTCCTTTTCTTTTTGCAGCAGGGTCTGGTGTTCCGACTTTTTTTGCTGAAAGACGTCATACAGTTCGCCGAAGGCGGCGCGTTGCGACCAGATGTCTCCCACCGCATCGACGAAATCGAGATGAAAGCGGGGAATGAGCAGTTGCTGGTGATCATGCTGGCTTGCCAGACTGAAGAGCTCCTCGGCCAGTTCGCCGGTTATCCTGGCGGTGGCCGGACTGCCGTTGACATAGAAACGGCTGCGGCCCTGATCGGACAGCACCCGTTTCAGGATAATGGCTCCCTCCGCCTCAAAACCCTGTTCGCGCAAGCGGTTCACAAGGACGGCCTGTTCATCGCCCACCTCGAAAAGGGCTTCGATGACGGCGCTTTCCGCGCCGTTTCGTACCCAGCTTGCCGCGCCCTTGCCGCCGGAAAGAAGATGGATGGCCTGGAGAATGATGGATTTCCCGGCCCCGGTTTCTCCGGTGAGCACGGACAGCCCGCTGTTAAAGGAAAGAGAAAGCTTTTCGATCAGTGCCAGGTTGGCAATGTGGAGTTCGCAGAGCATTTTTTAAATTGACAAACCAAGGATGATGCTTGATATTTATATGCGAGACAAAGAAATTAAAATACATTTATTTTTCGCCTATTGTCAATTTCCATTTTCACCTTATCATTTTCTAAAAGCCCATTACACGCTTCCGCATTACGAGCACAAAGAAGAATGGCTCTTCAC is part of the Desulfobulbaceae bacterium DB1 genome and harbors:
- a CDS encoding thiamine biosynthesis protein, with amino-acid sequence MNKHVTALALFSGGLDSILACRVVAEQGVKVIAVKFVTPFFDYDLLEDEEGYRRKMKDKYDIDVIVRDITDSYLELLHRPPHGFGKHFNPCIDCKILMISEAKKLMESHGATFIITGEVIGQRPMSQRKDTLRVIERDSDTDSLLLRPLCTKSQKPTRVELAGIIDREKLPDFSGRGRSGQIELAARLGITDYPNAAGGCKLTDPNLAKRIRMLYDETAQINRHDIRFLLVGRQFRMPHGGRLAMGRDEKENNALLKLKRPGDIVLRLHDRPGPIALLRHSRHAEDLRASAGLLVRYTKKINGKPVESMVRVRDGESDGILAAAPLFETEIDGLRVL
- a CDS encoding DNA repair protein RecN — protein: MLCELHIANLALIEKLSLSFNSGLSVLTGETGAGKSIILQAIHLLSGGKGAASWVRNGAESAVIEALFEVGDEQAVLVNRLREQGFEAEGAIILKRVLSDQGRSRFYVNGSPATARITGELAEELFSLASQHDHQQLLIPRFHLDFVDAVGDIWSQRAAFGELYDVFQQKKSEHQTLLQKEKDKEQRKDFLSFQLNEIVSAGVVEGEDEKLVSEKDRLKSADELTRLGRKSYSLLYDATGSFSQLRKNLGTMAALDPLIAPLAEEVSGYTFQLEDKVHGLRAYLDGIPDDPGQLEDIVGRLDLLSRLKRKYGPELSDVIDSCRKAAEELEEIEALDHRLDGLARELQVLGKKLLEGAADLSARRREVAHRLAETIRAELVSLSLEQAVFEIDFPGGEMTLSSLGRTGADKPVFMFSANRGEPVKPIAQIASGGELSRLLLALKCLLARKDQVETVIFDEVDTGISGKAAESVARKIRELASHHQVLCITHLPQIASCADDHYRVSKSVENDRTRTAIVKLDKQQRVAEIAAMLDGSSVTPRTLAYAAELINRNSQ